The segment aaaaaaaaaaaacaaaagcacaaattttattattattattattaaaagaaaaaaaaaaaaagctactcCGTCTTATTGAAAATAAGTGGAAATTTGACTATTCGTAATTGTCGTCCAAAATCACAAACAATGCTTTCCCTAAGTGAAATCATTTGTTTCACATAAACACAACTGTCTTTGTGTCCTAATCTCACTTCTTTAATTGGTTCACCAGTGCTTACATCCCAAACAATTAATGAGCcctgaaaaatcaatttacaaatataataaataatgcatttcaaaaataatgaaggagataataatataagtaATATCAACAAACCTGATTactagttattaataaattatgtgtaagcataattaattgtaaactATAAGCAGATCTATGTGCTGGTAATGCATGTAATAAATGTCCTTGAAAACGTTCCCAAACACATAGACGTTCATCAGTACCAATGCTTATAACATAAGAAGCTGAACATGTTATTGCAGCAACTGATCCATCATGTGCTTGAATACTATAAACACATGTACCTGATAATAAATCCCATACACATAATAATCCATCTTGTGAACCACTTCCAGATGTCATTGGACTCAttctatcaataaataaacatgataTTGGTCCACAATGTCCATGTAATGTATATAATGGTTGTTGATCCTCAAGTCTAAATACTTTAAGTGTATGATCTTGACTACCAGTTAACACACGACCACCCTCACTATCTAATACAGTTATTGCTTGTTGATGTGCACGAtgtgtacatttttttaaacatcttAAATCTTGTTCAGTttgtattgtattattaatatccaTTGGTGAACCAGCACTACCAGTTCTAACATGTGTTCTTCTACCAGATGTAAAACCCCAACTACTTTTATTACCATCATTTGCATTGTATCTTTCCAATTCAAGAAAATCAAGTGAACCATTTAATTTTGCAGCAATAACACGATtccatattaatttaacagatGATATACCAATACCTGAACCATCatcaaaataacatttaaaacgACCAGTTGTACCTTCCCAAAATTCAAGTACACCATTTGCACAACCAACAACAAgtatattttcttgataatcAATGCACCATATTGATGGTActgttttttcattaatattattattaatattgatattattattattactattattatttaatgagcTTGTactgtcatttaaattatgattattattaaattcatttgaatcaataaatatattattattttcaagttcatttaataatatatctgatgaatttttatattgtttaaataaatttgtaatattatcacCATAATCAAAACCATTATCATAATTTGTTTGCtttgattgatatttaattgttgaaaattttgtatttattgttgaacGTAAATTTggataatcaaataattgattataattttgtaatttatattttttattattatttattttataatcattgtcatataaatttttttcaattccatttgatgatgatgatgttgttgatttttcttgttgatttacattttttaatacagaGCATAAATTTGTATCAATTTCACCTCTTGATGGTGGTGAACCACTTTCATAATCTGACATTAATTCATCattgtcattaattaaattatcattttttggtttattattaaaaaattgttttctatttatatGTGTCAACATATCACCACTTATTGAATCCCATATTTTAATATGACCAGAAAGACATGTACTTGCTATGGTATCACCATCAGTTGCAACACATTCAATTTCTTGTGAATGTCCCTCTAATGATAATGGCAATGCTTCCAAAACAACTTGTGAAaatgaatcattatttttttcttgttgataCCAACTTGCACGCCATTCAGCATAATTTCTTGAGCATATACAACGATAAAGTACAACCATTGTATatgcaacaacaataacacttattaaacataataatgctgctaaaaatatttccatggGACTTGATGGTACAAACGGTGTATCAGTATTAAAAACACCACGACCTTCTGATCTTATTGGCACTTCAATatctaaatatttacaaatagaaaaaacaagcatataaatacattattaatgattgatgtttaattcatttatcagttcacattgattattattatttttttctattgattgaTAGTTAGAACGTcagaataatattaacaaaccTGAAAAATCAAGTGGATCAAGTGCAGCAGTTGCAAGACTTTGCCATTGAAAATGTTGAATATcatttggattatttatttgccgTGCTAATTGTGGATTTACTGCGtgagataattttattgttggtaaAATTGTAAGTTGTTCACCAGCAACAGATATATTGTACATGTTGAGTATTGATGACCAGTGATACAATGACAAACGATTCCACGGTGGAAAATCAACTGgtcgtaatttatttaattcatcagtAATATTATCGGTGTCATTGTtgctattactattattttgtaactgtaaaaacaaaaaccatttataaaaattaatattatttatattaatattattatattatatttaaaaatacctgTTCAAGAATATTTTCTGG is part of the Aphidius gifuensis isolate YNYX2018 linkage group LG1, ASM1490517v1, whole genome shotgun sequence genome and harbors:
- the LOC122847365 gene encoding sterol regulatory element-binding protein cleavage-activating protein, whose protein sequence is MSRTLPDRVAGLYYAHGLFCSSYPYPVLFVAISVVLLCCYPLGNLPMPGNVPRAVINQTSLPLNNTNGPAFYIQQVALRVGVIPWKNDLALSDAFRGPLYEVFNLLEIIQNYQDPETSKNLGQVCLHVEDIRKKKSKPPDILPEYNCLVLSPANLWRQSLEIFNQDTNILGTIFSYQNLQKGKNSIAEMAFGMNLKETGVKRYPVRVRQRILQYAVTIFLKEYDPRFINGLKSRLTSYYSLHQSKDKNEIFSSDETLHIIYPGEFNYNDFFPLMMTFVALFFYVYFSMRKIELVKSKITVAICATLTVILSLSMTIGVCFFFGLTMSMSGKEIFPYLVIIVGLENVLVLTKSVVSTPTHLDVKIRVAQGLSKEGWSITKNLLTEVTILTIGLFTFVPAIQEFCICAIVGLLNDFFLQIVVFSTILALDTRKTELSGDNNKYHYPNIPITRKQQFTTTATTTTAKPTFYRSKSHPKLNGMTIEPTNIIAPTSKNQKIIVKLPKRLRLVHFWARTRIFQRAFMVWMVVWISMIIYNSSIVEQLIHLSDTLKPDAVIDSYTIDRPHTIKSYVGLNKAKSVVATTENPENILEQLQNNSNSNNDTDNITDELNKLRPVDFPPWNRLSLYHWSSILNMYNISVAGEQLTILPTIKLSHAVNPQLARQINNPNDIQHFQWQSLATAALDPLDFSDIEVPIRSEGRGVFNTDTPFVPSSPMEIFLAALLCLISVIVVAYTMVVLYRCICSRNYAEWRASWYQQEKNNDSFSQVVLEALPLSLEGHSQEIECVATDGDTIASTCLSGHIKIWDSISGDMLTHINRKQFFNNKPKNDNLINDNDELMSDYESGSPPSRGEIDTNLCSVLKNVNQQEKSTTSSSSNGIEKNLYDNDYKINNNKKYKLQNYNQLFDYPNLRSTINTKFSTIKYQSKQTNYDNGFDYGDNITNLFKQYKNSSDILLNELENNNIFIDSNEFNNNHNLNDSTSSLNNNSNNNNININNNINEKTVPSIWCIDYQENILVVGCANGVLEFWEGTTGRFKCYFDDGSGIGISSVKLIWNRVIAAKLNGSLDFLELERYNANDGNKSSWGFTSGRRTHVRTGSAGSPMDINNTIQTEQDLRCLKKCTHRAHQQAITVLDSEGGRVLTGSQDHTLKVFRLEDQQPLYTLHGHCGPISCLFIDRMSPMTSGSGSQDGLLCVWDLLSGTCVYSIQAHDGSVAAITCSASYVISIGTDERLCVWERFQGHLLHALPAHRSAYSLQLIMLTHNLLITSNQGSLIVWDVSTGEPIKEVRLGHKDSCVYVKQMISLRESIVCDFGRQLRIVKFPLIFNKTE